The Chitinophaga sp. H8 region CGCCCGGCGCGGCTACATAAACAAAGTAGGTGTACCTGGTAGTATTGAACGCATTACCCAATAAAGCCTGCATTTCATAAAGCGTATTGGAATAGCCATAAAACCGGGGATCTGATCCACTAAAATCTCCGTTGTGGCTATTGTACCAGACTTTATCATGTTGTCCTCTCAGGGTATCTACTATCAATGGATTTAAGGTAAACGTTTTATTGCCCAGCTGTGTTTTGTACCAGGTATGCAGGTTTTGCACACAGGCTTTGAGGATATTATAATATTTCGGATTATACGGCTGGTCCCTGGGTGTAATCAGGTACACCACTACGGATTTGTCAATCGGGCTGATCATCACCGGTTTGGTGATACTGTCTTTTCCCGCATCATTGGAAACGACCAGTTTTACCTGGTAGATTTTATTCAATGGATAGCTGTATTGTGTATGAAGGGTGGTGGCTGTTTGTCCGTTTTCCAGGAACCATTGATAAGTATCCGCCCCTTCGGAGGTATTAGTAAAATTTACCTGGCAGGGGAATTGGCCTTCATTCACGAGGGTAAAATCAAATCCTGCTTTAGGTTTATTCTGGACGATTGTCACTGCCTGGGTAGTGCTGTCTTTTCCACCCGCATTGCTGACTACTAATTTTACCTGGTAGGTACCTGCTTTGGTAAAAGTGTGTTCAACGGCAATGCCTGCAGTAGTTTGCCCATCACCAAAATACCATTGCAGGGAGCTGGCGTTTTTTGAATTACTGGTGAATATTACTTTGGCAGGCAGGAATCCTGCCTGTTGAATATTATACGTAAAACCAGCCATGGGCTTTTCCGGGGGGCTGGAATCGCTTTTCTTACAGGCAGTATATCCAAGTGCCAGACAGCAGAACAGGTACAGGTGTTTTTTCGGGTGCATATATTTCAGGCTTAATCATTATGGGTTAATAGATCAGTTTGGCATTCATCGAAACGGATACCACACAGGGCAGCGATAGCGGTGTTCTGGTAAAAGTCAGGGTACCGCTGATATTGTTGCCGTTAATACCTCCTACAAAAACAGCGTTGTTCCTGGGGAAGCCAGCAGCATCCTGTGTGAAGTTGATGGTAATCGTGGGGCCATTTACGGTAGCATTCTTTAAAAAATAAAGGTGCCGTTGTTTAGCCGCAACAGGATCGCCTGGCAGACAGCCTTTTTCTATGGTTTCTGTCATGGTTGCCCCAAGGTTGGCCGCCGTGATGGTTTGTGTCTGTTTGTCCAGTGTTACCTCAAGTGCATAATAAG contains the following coding sequences:
- a CDS encoding PKD domain-containing protein, encoding MHPKKHLYLFCCLALGYTACKKSDSSPPEKPMAGFTYNIQQAGFLPAKVIFTSNSKNASSLQWYFGDGQTTAGIAVEHTFTKAGTYQVKLVVSNAGGKDSTTQAVTIVQNKPKAGFDFTLVNEGQFPCQVNFTNTSEGADTYQWFLENGQTATTLHTQYSYPLNKIYQVKLVVSNDAGKDSITKPVMISPIDKSVVVYLITPRDQPYNPKYYNILKACVQNLHTWYKTQLGNKTFTLNPLIVDTLRGQHDKVWYNSHNGDFSGSDPRFYGYSNTLYEMQALLGNAFNTTRYTYFVYVAAPGGGAGATGFCAMGDQDLDGLLGINPENLDPNRWIGGGGHELGHAFGLPHPDNQNPQAIMWTGYTIYPNCILQQEDKNILQASPFFK